From the genome of Rhododendron vialii isolate Sample 1 chromosome 10a, ASM3025357v1:
CTCTGGCTTATAATTGTTCTTGCCATTTTGGAGCAGGTGGTAAGATGGTGTTGTTCACcttgtatatttttcaattcctcATATCTTAAAAAGAACACGAATGTGAATCTGAGCTACATATTCTCTCTTCAATTGTGGAAACCTTTTTTCATTTCCACTTTTTCTGTGCTTGGGTGCAATTTGCTCTCCTTGCTGTCAACATTTCTTTCAATTCCACTCTTAACTAGAATCTATGGAATTGCAGACATGGAAGAAAAGGTGCAGAATGTGCTTAAACTCATTGAAGAGGATGGAGATACCTTTGCCAAGAGGGCAGAAATGTACTATGAGAGAAGGCCAGGGATAATAAACTTTGTCGAAGAATCTTACCGAGCTTACCGCGCCCTAGCTGAACGATATGATCACATGTCCACAGACTTGCAAAGTGCCAACACTACCCTCGCCACTGTTTGCCCGGAACGAGTCCAGCTGGCTATGGacattgaagaagaagatggttcAAAATTTCCAAGCAGGAAAAAACTTCAAGCcaaaccaaaagcaaaaaattctgaCAAAACTGTTTGCAAATCTGGTTTGAGTAAATCTGAGGCGGTGCAAGAGATTGACAAGCTGCAGAAGGAGATTATGGCTTTGCAAACTGTGAAGGAATTTGTGAAGAGCTCTTATGAAAGCGGGCTTCAGAAGTACTGGGAGATTGAGGCCAGGGTCATGGAGCTCCAGGAGAGAGTTCTTGGCTTGGAAGAGGAATTTGATATGGGGAAGGGAAATGAGGATGGTGAAGCTAGGGCTTTAATGGCAGAAGAGGTCTTGAAGTTATGCGAAGAGACATTGGCTCAGTTGGAGGAAAAACAAGAGAGGTCTACAGAGGAAGCAAAGGAAGAGTACAAAAGGGTCGAGGATGCCCGAGAGAAACTGAATTCCCTCAAGAACAAGTTTCTCTCCGACAAACCAaatgaaggaggaggagagaaacCGCTTGAGTTGAAAAAAGAATCTAGCTATTTGGAACAAGAGAAAAGGGTATTTAATGAGTTACGTGAGAAAATTGCAGGGCATTTTGATGTGGGATCAAAGGAATCTCTCAATGTGACAGATTTGACAGAGAAGATTGATGAGCTTGTGAGTAAGGTTATAAACTTGGAAACGTCAGTCTCTTCTCAACCTGCTCTAATAGACAGATTAAGGACAGAAACAGACGAACTTCAGGCGCAAATTCGAATTTTGGAAGATGAAAAGGCAACTCTGGTTGATGGAAATGACAGTTTGACAACAAAGTTGAGGGAAATGGAGGAGAAATGTGAAAACCTGGAGgatttgaacttgaatttggaaaaccaAAACAACCACCTTCAAGCACATTTCACAGAAGCTAGGTGTAGTATCGATCACCTGTCTGAGTATATGGAGTCATCACTAGAAGAGGAATCAAACGTTGGGATTGGAAGCCCAGAAGAGttggaaaaaagagaagatttCATTATTTCCACGGGATCGAAAGCACCAGCCGGGGAGGACAAGATTGAGCAATTTTGTAATTCGGATGCGTTTTCTGAGAAACGAGAAGACCCGAATTCCCTGGAGAAGGTTGAGAAACAAGGCACTTTCCAAACTGAGGAAATTGTTGTCGTCGTTAACAATGAACCATGGgaagtggaaaaaaagaaagaagatgagATGAACTGGCGGGAGATGCTGCTGGATGGGGTGGAGGATAAAGAAACAATTCTATTGACAGAGTACATTACGATTTTAAGGAATTACAAAGACCTTAGGAAGAAGCTGAGCGATGTAGAGAGGAAAAACCGCGATAGGATCTTTGAAACAACGGTGCAGCTAAGGGAATTGAGGAGCTTAATTGGCAAAAGGGACAAGGAGATTCAATTCTTACGCCAGAAACTGCATGAAAACAAGGATTTGAATGCGGATGATGGGGAAATTTCAGTCGTGTTTGAAGTTCCTCAGGTAAATGAAGAAGATGAACATGTTAAGTTGATTTTAGTCGGTGAGCCTCGGATAATTTCGCCGTTAGAAGAAAAGCTTCGGATGAATATTGACGCTCTACTTGACGAGAACTTGGATTTTTGGCTGAGATTCAGCACTTCATTCCACCAGATACAGAAATTCAAATCTGGGTTTTTGGAATTGGAATCTAAGATAGAgaaaatcaaggaaaaaaaagagaagcgGAATCAAGGGGGAATTGGTAAAACAGCGATGCAATTGGAGCTCAAGACAATTTACATGCACCTAGTGGAGATAAAGACAGAAGCAAGGCTGTGGATAGAGAAGAGTGGGGTTTTGAAAGATGAGCTGCAGAGGAGATTCACGTCTTTATGTGAAATCGAAGAGGAGATAGCAAAAGCATTGAATGCAGGCGCGGAGGAAGAGGAAATGAGGTTCACTAGTCATGAAGCCGCGATGTTTCAAGGTGAGGTTTCAAACATGAAGCTAGAGAATAACAAGGTTAGAGACGAATTGAAAGTCGGTTTGGATTGTGTAAACAAGCTCAGGCAAGAGATTGAGAAGACTATTGGGAAGCTGAATGTGGAGTACGGGCTGTTTGGGTCAAAGAGTTGTGATGAGTCACAATTCGGGCGGGTTCGAGTTCCTTTGAGTTCGTTTATCTTCGGAGCTAagctgaagaagaagaagtcaatCTTCTCTTTCATGCACCGCAGGAAAAGGTCTCTTGATCTTCGACCTGGAATGCCCATGTAAAGTGTTTTCAGTTTGTGTTTTCtccatttgttttttctctttcttttttaggtTGTTTTTAGGGATTGGCATGTATGTGGATTTCTTTGTTTGTGAACTGAAATGTATGACTACAAAATTTGGGGTTAATCCTCAtatgttctctctctccaatgctTTTACGTTAATGTGCTTTCAATGTCGTAAGGTTTGAGGGTAGACGAATACTGAGGCAGATTCAGGACAAAATAAACACATTAAGATGACAAGATGAAATAACTAGGGTTAGCTCCGTTAGCTAGGACTCCTCTTGGATCTCATTAACGGGTCAGGAGTTTGAATCTCTTCACCTATTTTGGGTTGAGTTTGGCTTATTGTGATTGTGGACTTGTTTTTAGTTTGATGTAATTTTGATACTTGTGTTCCATTTGTAATTAGAAAACTATCCTGTTATATGAAGAATATGTGTGTTATGGAGTATGATGTAAACAATGATACTGACAAGATATATTCTTGCCAGGATTCCCTCCTTATGCCTATAAAAAGAGAGCGAGCTTCTCCTCATTGTAAAACTAAGTCAGTGTGTTCTCAATAATATATGTTCTCAATAATATATCTCTCTGTTGTGTTCTCTCTATTGCTCTTTCTTGATCCtgacctactttgtgtttgtactcaCTTGATGTGTGTAGAAGAGTTAGTAAAAGTATTATGATTATGTTTTGATGTGTGTGGAAGAGTTATTAGTACGTTTGAAGAATATGTGTGTTATGGAGTATGATGTAAGTAATGATGTTGGCAAGATATATTTTTGTCAGGATTCCCTCCtcatgcctataaaaggagggctccTCCCCATTGTAAAACTAAGTCAGTGTGTTCTCAATAATATATCTCTTTGTTGTGTTCTCAATTTATCTACTTTAGTGTACAAAATTCCATTGAGATGCTTCTGCTTAAGCCAAGTTCAACCTACTGTACAATATATAATCAACTTTTGCTTTCAAATAAGATACGTATAAGTTGGAAAATAACATCACAGTAGCTTTGGATAGAAGGATTTGATGAGAAAGGAAAGAATTCTGATTTCTCAGAGTTAGGGTTTGATGTCCGAATCACTTTTTAGAAAGGATCGGACAAGATGAAAGTGACGATGACGAAAGTAGATATGTGAAGTAACGAGATCATACACAATAGATGATTGCTTATATCATGTTTCTTGGTTGATTAGAATGAGAAAATAATCTAAAATCGTCCAATGCATAGCCCTCTCAAGTTAGAATTTCAAATTTATCTTTTCCAACATATCTTTGGTAttaatattgatttttttttctggttcCATATGCTCCATTGTTGGGTTAAAAATGTAGGTCATCTGTTTGATATATTCTCACGGTTTAATTTCCCTTGAAATCTCTTTCACAACTACTTGATTCAATTAAGTCAAATGTGACATGCGATATCCATACCTAAACCTTATTTTATTTACCCTTTCCTCTAGTTTTCTTGTGACATAGCGCGGGTTCACAACTAGTTAATGACGTGCATACGTTATCGAGTTTTAATAATAtctttttacaagaaaaaaaaatgatgtgctTGCCTatcagggccggcccaatgGGGAGGCCTAAAAGGCCGCCGCCATGGGCCTccatattttggacaaaaaatgaGACATCCCTTTctagataagtatatatattttctgtgtGCAACTATAATGTAAACTCCTTTGATGGTTCAGTGGTAAAGTGTTTGCTCTTTCATATAATATGCTTGGATTCAAAACTTGGTAGGGTATTTTTTtgaagtatatttttttaattgtttttaaattaaaaaatttatgtaggGCATTATTCCACCACTTGGCCTAGAACATCCAAATATCTTGGGCTGGCTTAGTTGCCTTAAACATAACATATGAGAAACGATAACACGCGGAAACAATATTTTCAGCGTTTGATGACGTGCTATCACTGTCGAACAAATATAGTATTCAAAACTTCTTTTCAATCTCAGTTTAACTAAAGGAGTTGCCCTAGTTGTTAAGGCTCCGAGTTAAAAAATTTGCTTTATTTTAAGGTCAcaattttaaaatcttttagGTGCTGTCAATTTCTTTGAAATCAGTTTATATAGAACTTTATTCTCGCTTTAACTGGGACACTCGCAAATGAACGGCATGATTAATCTTCAAAATTAATCGGGGTTGGCGCAACCTGACCTGGACACCGGCAAATGGACGGCAATGAATAATCTTCAAAACTATTTGAGATTGTCCCCCTCAAATATTTTGTACTCCtaattttagtgcatttttaACCGttggaatttctctctcttctctctctcaacaaatcCCTTGATCATGTGTTACGGACAGCAACGATCCCTCTCAAAACCCGACCTAACCCCATCCCGGCCTCGCACGGCCGCCGCCGCCGTTGACGACCTCAGGGACCGGTTGGCCGAAACCGAGGCGCGTCTGGAGCGAGCTAGGGCTCGGGAAGCCGAGCTGAGCCGCCGGCTCGACGAGATGAAGCGGTTCGTCTCCGTAATGGAGATCCTCGAGACCTACCTCAAGCGCCGGTTTCTCGAGCAACACGAAATCGTCGTTCGACTCTTGTCGTCTCCGGTACCCTCAGAAATTAGCTGAATTTTACCAAACCCtagaaaacaaaccaaaaaacaacacACTGTATATTCCCCTTTCCGTGTACGAACTTTATACAGATTTGTACGGGGAAGTCTATTAACACAACATTTTGCACAACAATTTACGACATGCTTAGGTGGCACTGCACCGTTGGGCACTTACCATGAACACTGATCCTATAATCCTCTGTACCTCTGTACTGAGAAATCTCGGATCGTTGGATCGcatacaaattttagaaaacaaaaaagatttcaCATAATCCAACAGTCCGAGATTCCTCGATACATGGTCACATAGGTTTCTCAATATGGAGGATCTCCAGTGCTCTACGATTGCCCAATGATATAGTGTCACCTAAGCACGTTGTGCAAAGTTGTGTTAGTAGCATACCTCGATGTGTATTTATGttatgaaaatgatttttgtactttcttatAAACGCACTCTGGAATTTGTCTTGTAGTATTTGTATTGTGTGTAATTTTAAGcgctaaaagacaaattttggagtGTGTTTATTTGAAGGTGGAGTGCAGAAATCATTACCCTGTTGTTATGCTGTCTTGATTTGGTTGTTATTTTGGTTGGATGTGGGTTGTGGCAGTATCGTAAAAATCTTACCATAAGTGACACGGTTGCTGTGATTTGATATCTGTATGCTTTGATATGTTTAGAGGTAAAATTGATATGTTTCGTTGAATGGATCTTAATTGTGTTAAGGTATGCATATGCTACGATATGGTAAACTAATACGTGTACCTATCCTGTGTTTGAGTAAAACTCTTGCGATACCACACAATCCATGATGTCATACACGATACTTTTTTCAATATTAGAAATGTTATATTGTTGAAGACGTGAAGTTTTGTATCATTACAATGTTTAATCAATGTGTAATGAACTTGTAACTGGTATCGAGtatgattattatttttagctTATAGTTACAATCAGTTACGGATCGTACTATATGTATCTTTACACTTATTTATGTATCTTACGATACATGATACCTATCCCGATACGAtacatgaaatgaaaaaatgatacacgatacgtattcCGTTTGACAACCTTGGTTGTGGGCTTGTAATCTTTCTTGTTTTGGATAGGTGGTGATAATTTCTATCAATCCTATAGAAATGGAAATTTTTACCATAATTCTGTTTAGTGGGTGTTGACTGGTGAAATCACAAGTTTAATTTGGTGCAATGATCAGTACAATGTAATGGTTTGTGTAATATTATAAGTGGAAATTTTCTTTTAGGAATTTTTGGGGGAATTTGAGTGCATTTTAAATCATGGGGAATTTTGTGAGGACTTAATGGACTTTGGTTCTAGTTGAATTTCGTACATTGGCAGTGgaaaatgttgttttgaatagATTAGCTTTGGAAGGTTTTCTCACCAGCAGTTGATGAAGGATTTCATggttgttttggaaaatttcttAGACAGGGCACAAGATTGGAGAAAATGTGCTTggacatttctttttcttttttttttataattcatttGATTTGATCATTGCCGTTTTTATCTTGGTTTGGTTTAGCCCATTAATTTAGGTAGACTTGGTGCTTGGAATGAAAGAGGATAGATTTACCAAAGTGTTTGTTGCCTGTGAAAGTATATCCTATTTAGTTTGTGATCTTTCACTGCTTTGTCGTCATTAGCAGTGAATTCCTTAGATCTGTTCTGCTCTGGAATAGCTAGAATTCTAACTGTATCAAGACCTACGAAACCTAGGTACAGTTTCGAGGGCACATAACCCCTCCTAAAAGGTAACAGAGGCGTGCTAGTTAAGAAGCACAGATACCTGACACAAGATACAGCACGACTCAGACAAAAAAACGATATTTCTATCAAATTAGGGAGTAATTTGGGGATTAACACAAATTATATTAGTATTGTGAAGATGTAAAAACAACCCATGTAGCAACAACAATCATGAAATAAACTTTTTACAACTAAGCATGGATGGATTTTTTGAACCTCTCCGGGGCTCCCCTTCCATTTTTTATAATTGTCTCCTGACCTTTTAAGTGTCTCCAGTGTGTCCACAATGTGTACATGCAACTGAAAAAATATGACGAGAAAATGGGACATTTATTCGAGCATGTCCTATATGTGTTCGGAGACTGTCTGTGTTTGAATGGACACTTGAGAATTTGTGTGTTCCTGCTTCTTAGGTGTATAGATTTCCTGCCAGATTTTATATACATGTATGTGAGCATAGTTCATCAATGAAATCTTTTCGACTTCCTTTTTTCCCTTGTATCTCTAGTGACGATAACTACTTGTTTTATTGTTTACCGACTGCTTGACTGTTTTTATTTATGAGACTGTATGGTAATGACACTTTGTCACAGCCCAGTATCCCCAACTACCCAATTGGAGCCCAATGGGGTCCGAGAGAATACTTTGAGGCCTTGAAGTTACGACCAGATAAACTTCGAGGGCCTTCAAGAGACTCGTGCTGGCAATCCCTTGAACACTAGCCGGGGTTCTGTGTAAACCCCACAATGTGAGTGTGCATAATTAGCAAAACTCTAGTTATATTTGCACTAATGCTTCTGTTTCTCTGTGCCAAAAATTGGGGTATATTGTGCCCATGGAGCCCCCTAGTAAGATAAGGAGGGATACTAAAATAAGAGTGATTCTCTAACCTGATTCTGACATATACTTCTCTGACATATACTTGTCTCATTTTCTATCCAAAACTGTTTGTTGCAGAGACTATAGATCAACATGTGTGTGTCGCAGATTGAATTCATTTGATGTTACTTTTTTATTGCTCTAAAGACTTGTAACCCTAGCTTCATTTGTAGCGATAGTGTAACTCCCAagtatttgaaaataattttcaatcaCAGAATGATGTCCATATCAGttgtggttttctttttgtgattGTCCTTTAATTCTATATTTTACTTGTATCCCCTAAAGCCTGTGAATACTCAAAGTTTCATGAGTTTTCAAGATTTTACTCGAATTTTAGCAAAAGTTGCTCTCCTGGGTTGTTTCTATCGGTTGATTGAAAGGCTGGGTTTTCGCAACTTATTGAATCCTTACAGTACCATGAGATGAAGGCAGGAGTCGCCCCCAGTTTGTACTGTATTATGATTGACTCAACTTTCATCAAGATTTGCCAATAACTCTTCGGGTGAGATTTTATTATGAAGGTTAAAAGTTCTGGGACGCCGTCTACAGTTCAATGGACCATGAAATCACAATGTTGCTCTTTGCGCTTTGACGTATCAAATTGTGGTCAGTATAATTTATTTAAGTTTCTTCCCAAGGCAATAAGCTAACAAATTGCTCTCAGGCCGTTAGTTAATCCATAACTTTTAAGATAAATGACTTGAATCTTTGCAACTAATTTTCAAAAGCTAGTGAACTATCATGATGTTTAATTGAGTTATTAAATAAAGGGGCTGGTTCCATGGACACAATATTTAACATAGTAGTAACATTTAACCTAGTGAAAATAGGTATCTCgattgtttagagagagagagagagtgtgtgtgtgtgtgtaaggggggggggggggggggggggggggggggggtggtggtggtgggggtggggtggggtggaggATGAGACCGACGGTGGCAATAGCAGGGGCGGGGAGGCCGACCGAAAGGTGAATCTGGGGCTTTGGTGACGGTGGtggctagggttagggtttgttggCACTGGTGTGAGAATGTTTTGGGTAAGAAGATGAGTATTTTAGGGAGTGGGTGTGTTTTGGGAGAAAGAAGTTGTCTTTTGTTAAGTTTTAATCTCAGTCATCAAAATCAAAGACTGAGATGGAGTGTAAAATGTTGTGCTAAATATTGTGTCCGCGAAATGCGCCTCATTAAATAAGAGGTATGGTAGTTTCAAGTTCCAACCATATTCAAGACCCCTCTCTTAATAACATTAACACCATGTGCCAGCCTTAATTTTGTCCCAACCACAAGTGATGAAGAAATCCTTGTAAATGTCATTTGGTGCATAATTCTATGATCTAACTGGAGTGGTTGAATGAAGGAATTTTGTGTACACCGGTGATAGGAGGGGGTGGTGGTGTTCCCCTCCGGAccgttttgaattttttggccattttcCGAAGACAATTTGATAATCggtttcgttcattttgtagaccTTGACAAGAACACTAATCTTGTCAAAAATCATGCTTATCGGGTTTCAATatatacatgatcggcacacgtgaatattgaagaaaaataaaaattgcgtTCTGATTTAGTGTgtttttggattcaatttttatttttttcaattttcaagtgTGTTGGTCATGTATTTTAAAGTCCGATGAGTATGATTTTTGGCAAGATTAATGTTCTCACCGAGTTCTAACAAATGAACGGAGCTGATCATCAAAGTGTGTTCATaaaatggccaaaaaattgaaaatggaccGGAGAGggacaccaccacccctcctaTCCCCGCATATACAAAAGTTTCTCAGTTGAATGTTGGTGATAATTAAGAGGTTGATCGAGTGAGAATATAACAATAATTAGGGAGCTTTATTTGTCCTAGCTGGCAAGTTTAATATTGCCTGCACAAAACCGGTGGGGCCACAATAAGTTTGTCTTGTTACTAACTTTTAGACGGGACAATTAAGGTGCTTGATAATCGTATTTTGCTGTGTACAAAAAAAGTATCCGTTGCAGTGGTAATATGAATTTGATCTGGTATTTGCTGTCATTGTCTTGTTAGAGCAAACAATACTGTATACGGTTCATATTATTCATTCGCAGTTAAGAGATCGCAAGTTCTAGTTTTACGaatgccaaatattttaaaCCTTGGGGTCAATAAAGATTTGCTCGGTCGGTAATTTCAAAGTCCCAAGATTAGTTAAGATGTGCGTATGCTGGCCTAAAAACTCTTTCGTAAAAAATTTGTCCACTCCTCCTCTTCACTTTTCAACTAATCAACTTATAACAGTGCATGGATTATTTTGGCCAAAGCCTTTCCTCCTGATTCACCGGTTCAAAATGAGGACCGGATTTTGCACCTCTATCTTAAttctcaaattaaaaaattcaaagtgCTATCAACTCTCATGGAGTCAGTTCATGCTAAGAGTGAGGTGGTAAAACTTATGATAACATGTAGGTTATGCTTATCTTTTTCcacataaagaaaaagaagaattttcTTGAAAGGTGTCAAGATTGTGCTACCGTCAAGAAAGTATCCTGAGTGGAGGAatcccctccctccctctaaGTCTTGAAGTTGATATGGAAAAATTTGTCTAGAGCCTCAAACCAAAAAGATCTTACTAATTGTTTAACCAATTTTGGAGCTAAAAAGTCTAAAATTGAATGTGATTAAACGTGACCTTTTACCAATTTCTTTCGCTAATCAGTGATTCTGGGCCCCTTCTAATTGTGCTTTCCACCACATTATTATCATCATGACCTGTCTTGGTCTTTGCTGAGTGCCAAAGTTATCTCCAACCTGAGGTCAAGTTCAACAACCGAGTCCACTCAGTGAGTAACCCAGTACAAGAAACTTCGTTTTTTTGCTGACCGGAAAAGGGTAGGGGAGGGGCGTCTCGGAGTAACAACCCTTTTTGGGCATGATCATATGGACTTTAAATTTGTGGCAGTCTCAAAAGAGACCAAAGAATTGTAATTTCTCTTGTCCACCAATAATTAggttccgctaagatttttattttttaagtatttattttctgctttacAAGACATGTTATTTTCTTACAACCAAATGTTGCGGGAAGGTAAAAGTTTAACCACACGGAGACTCGAGCTTTGAACCTCTTCACCGCTCAAAATAAAACCGCTTGGGGTGAGTTATGAAAGTAGAAGAAACTTGAAACCGAAGGAACTCAAGCCGGTGACAGCATGACATAATTGACCCCTCTTTCAGTTTAAGCTCAAATTCTCAACGGTCATCACTAGGGGTGTTTCAGTAATTCAGTTAATGAAAGCGAACAACCAAAAACAGCCATAGAAAGATGCTGCTGCTACTACGTCTTCATCATCAACTATTCTGCTCACTCTCACTCTAGTATAAAATAGCaagcattctctctctctctctctctctctctctctgagttttGCTTGAGGATTTGAAATTGCATTGGTTTGTTTCGTAGTCCAGCATTTTGttcattattttccaaaaagatttgtACCCATCTGAGCTGTAATGGAAAGTGGGTCGAGCTCAAATCCCCCAGAAAGGCCAACTACACAAAAGGGTCTGAAGCTTGGTTCCATGCTCCCAAGGCTAGAGCCATTTGTACCAAGAAAAGGTCACGATCCAAAGGAATTGAGGTCTTGGGCCAAGAAAACTGGATTTGTCTCTAATTTATCTGGAGAGACTGGTATTAGTGTGAGCCAGACGGATAGGAATGACAAGATTGAAAATACTGAGCTTGATTTAGAAAAAGGTTTGGACAGAACTGGGTCCACTTCGCCCAAGATTGAAATTGATCCAGTTCTTGGGCGAACTAGGAAAAGAGGGATTGAAATTGAACC
Proteins encoded in this window:
- the LOC131302406 gene encoding kinase-interacting protein 1-like, translating into MLNRAASNAYSWWWASHIQTRQSKWLEQNLQDMEEKVQNVLKLIEEDGDTFAKRAEMYYERRPGIINFVEESYRAYRALAERYDHMSTDLQSANTTLATVCPERVQLAMDIEEEDGSKFPSRKKLQAKPKAKNSDKTVCKSGLSKSEAVQEIDKLQKEIMALQTVKEFVKSSYESGLQKYWEIEARVMELQERVLGLEEEFDMGKGNEDGEARALMAEEVLKLCEETLAQLEEKQERSTEEAKEEYKRVEDAREKLNSLKNKFLSDKPNEGGGEKPLELKKESSYLEQEKRVFNELREKIAGHFDVGSKESLNVTDLTEKIDELVSKVINLETSVSSQPALIDRLRTETDELQAQIRILEDEKATLVDGNDSLTTKLREMEEKCENLEDLNLNLENQNNHLQAHFTEARCSIDHLSEYMESSLEEESNVGIGSPEELEKREDFIISTGSKAPAGEDKIEQFCNSDAFSEKREDPNSLEKVEKQGTFQTEEIVVVVNNEPWEVEKKKEDEMNWREMLLDGVEDKETILLTEYITILRNYKDLRKKLSDVERKNRDRIFETTVQLRELRSLIGKRDKEIQFLRQKLHENKDLNADDGEISVVFEVPQVNEEDEHVKLILVGEPRIISPLEEKLRMNIDALLDENLDFWLRFSTSFHQIQKFKSGFLELESKIEKIKEKKEKRNQGGIGKTAMQLELKTIYMHLVEIKTEARLWIEKSGVLKDELQRRFTSLCEIEEEIAKALNAGAEEEEMRFTSHEAAMFQGEVSNMKLENNKVRDELKVGLDCVNKLRQEIEKTIGKLNVEYGLFGSKSCDESQFGRVRVPLSSFIFGAKLKKKKSIFSFMHRRKRSLDLRPGMPM
- the LOC131302407 gene encoding protein SKIP34 — protein: MCYGQQRSLSKPDLTPSRPRTAAAAVDDLRDRLAETEARLERARAREAELSRRLDEMKRFVSVMEILETYLKRRFLEQHEIVVRLLSSPVPSEIS